From Anopheles funestus chromosome 3RL, idAnoFuneDA-416_04, whole genome shotgun sequence, a single genomic window includes:
- the LOC125767005 gene encoding protein CBFA2T2 isoform X1: protein MALDGKAIKEEIPDKDTYETSARKLKGKEQCRTPDSPEGARVVAPRSPISPQISQHHSTLVPPRSASSQVNRHGSSSPTGTVNGSGGSLGSLTPPPAITPASAAAVAAAAAAAAAQQDTAKLLKIRRFLGALVQFGQDANVDTGDRVRALVLSLASGAITVDEFQLAVQEATNFPLRTNVVPFLKSHVPVLQREINILARSNKQTSAQYVRSNESSVMEYVQNLAETAEIFLPHEGTFASSVTAAAAAAAAAAAAVASGAASGGPTAGATVNGLGLKRRASDNKSCFSLYDTHSSGPPEWSDYVLPPTKRPHPSLLLASGASQLYPGHPALFEYQNGGLHPHSDGLHSIHRDDRDLRAGSTESHRPPRIPPGGGSGGGAGGGSSTGSTGNGTGGNSSIGGGSIGGASGEEEWKNIHTMLTCISAMVEKTKRAISILQQRGIDNSHARDHQDTSMADIKRQTEEKISEFRRTAEESVNQVKRQAVMEIQRAVAAAEARTLEMIAQERLKMEKLYADIHRNSADDTEPPITSGSQNACWNCGRKANETCSGCNLARYCGSFCQHKDWDQHHQVCGTSRAENSFQKHTQSSRTSIASRSTTPQQQSNSTSNGTASAAK, encoded by the exons GCAAAGAACAATGCCGCACACCGGACTCACCGGAGGGGGCACGGGTAGTGGCACCCCGGTCGCCCATCTCACCGCAGATCTCGCAACATCACAGCACGCTGGTACCGCCAAGATCGGCCTCGTCACAAGTCAATCGCCACGGGAGCTCATCGCCGACCGGAACTGTCAATGGCAGTGGCGGTAGTCTCGGCAGCCTGACGCCACCGCCGGCAATCACGCCCGCTTCGGCGGCTGCCGTTGCTgcagcggctgctgctgccgccgccCAGCAGGACACCGCCAAGCTGCTGAAGATCCGCCGATTCCTTGGTGCGCTCGTTCAGTTCGGCCAGGATGCGAACGTCGACACCGGTGATCGGGTGCGCGCTTTGGTACTCTCACTAGCG AGCGGTGCCATCACGGTGGATGAATTTCAACTAGCGGTACAGGAAGCGACGAACTTTCCTTTGCGTACCAACGTCGTACCGTTCCTAAAGTCGCACGTTCCGGTACTGCAGCGTGAGATCAACATTCTTGCACGATCAAACAAGCAG ACATCAGCACAGTACGTCAGATCGAACGAAAGCAGCGTTATGGAGTACGTACAGAACTTAGCCGAAACGGCTGAAATATTTTTGCCACACGAGGGAACCTTCGCCTCGTCGGTAACAGCTGCCGCAGCGGCTGCTGCAGCCGCCGCAGCTGCCGTTGCAAGTGGTGCTGCTTCCGGAGGACCTACAGCCGGTGCAACCGTAAACGGGTTGGGACTGAAACGACGAGCTTCTGATAA caaatctTGCTTCAGCTTATACGACACACATTcgtcgggacctccagaatgGAGTGATTACGTGCTACCACCAACCAAACGTCCCCATCCGTCGCTTCTGTTGGCATCCGGTGCATCGCAACTCTATCCTGGCCACCCGGCTCTCTTCGAATATCAAAACGGTGGCTTACATCCACATTCCGATGGTTTG CATTCCATTCATCGAGACGACCGGGATTTGCGAGCTGGCTCAACCGAATCTCATCGGCCACCGAGAATTCCACCGGGCGGGGGAAGTGGTGGTGGCGCTGGCGGTGGTAGCAGTACCGGCAGCACTGGTAATGGTACTGGAGGTAACAGCAGTATAGGCGGTGGCTCGATTGGTGGCGCAAGTGGCGAAGAGGAGTggaaaaacattcacacaatGCTGACCTGCATTTCGGCAATGGTGGAGAAAACGAAGCGAGCTATCTCGATTCTGCAGCAGCGTGGTATCGATAACAGTCATGCGCGAGATCATCAGGACACCTCGATGGCAGATATCAAGAGACAAACGGAGGAAAAAATATCCGAATTTCGGCGCACTGCCGAAGAGTCCGTTAATCAG GTTAAGCGACAAGCCGTTATGGAGATACAGCGTGCCGTTGCGGCTGCAGAAGCAAGAACACTGGAGATGATCGCCCAGGAACGGTTAAAGATGGAGAAGCTGTACGCTGACATACATCGCAACAGTGCCGATGACACAGAGCCACCCATCACGAGTGGTAGTCAGAAT GCTTGCTGGAACTGTGGACGAAAGGCAAACGAAACCTGTTCCGGCTGTAATTTGGCACGGTACTGTGGATCATTCTGTCAGCATAAGGATTGGGATCAACACCATCAG GTTTGCGGTACATCACGTGCGGAGAACAGCTTTCAAAAGCACACGCAGAGCTCCCGTACGTCTATAGCATCGCGTTCGACTACGCCTCAGCAGCAGAGCAACAGTACATCGAACGGTACGGCTTCCGCTGCAAAATGA
- the LOC125767066 gene encoding uncharacterized protein LOC125767066 — MKCRIFCALLLSAFVRFGHSWDLGSIGIDRFRVRHVSLYHSRAFLTIESSNVSLVETTWPENTGHQRPRVLSSDWDEGSCRGLRQVLGTDIDRLARLWVLCGADRDKLTCPPKLVIRSLLSPATGEIHHQFRVTDNQRFHAIVVDPVPASDGDTRAFITLLDEDHILLYSLFKRTIGKLQFQKNDLTSLHPISLSEVTINNNQLYIADTVSNRLFALPVRNIRQLAFPEDGVRKIIMKTKVTYLGRLLGRPCGLKLDFRDNLLYVLQRDGAIVKWTPGRSLKAENHRVILQQGSNITQIILGIAGKAWAVSAEYISHATFRHCLKIEV; from the exons ATGAAGTGTCGCATCTTTTGCGCCTTGCTGTTAAGTGCTTTCGTGCGTTTCGGCCACTCGTGGGATCTCGGCTCGATCGGGATCGATCGATTCCGCGTGCGGCACGTTTCGTTGTACCACTCGAGAGCATTCCTAACGATTGAATCATCCAACG TGTCTCTGGTGGAAACAACCTGGCCCGAAAATACGGGCCATCAGAGGCCTCGCGTGCTGTCGAGCGATTGGGACGAAGGGTCGTGTCGTGGATTGAGACAGGTGCTGGGTACGGATATTGATCGACTTGCCCGGCTGTGGGTGCTTTGTGGAGCGGACCGAGACAAGTTAACCTGTCCACCGAAACTGGTCATTCGTAGTTTACTTAGCCCTGCTACGGGTGAGATACACCACCAGTTTCGTGTGACCGATAATCAACGATTTCACGCGATTGTTGTTGACCCAGTACCGGCTAGTGATGGAGATACACGTGCGTTTATAACCCTTCTAGATGAGGATCACATACTGCTGTACTCCTTGTTTAAGCGTACGATAGGCAAGCTACAGTTTCA AAAGAACGATCTTACCTcactgcatccgatctccctTTCGGAGGTGACGATCAACAACAACCAGCTGTACATAGCAGATACGGTGAGCAACCGCTTGTTCGCACTTCCCGTCCGGAACATACGTCAGCTCGCTTTTCCGGAAGATGGCGTACGGAAGATCATTATGAAAACGAAAGTTACCTATCTCGGACGGTTGCTCGGTCGACCATGTGGTTTGAAGCTGGACTTCCGCGACAACCTGCTGTACGTGTTGCAGCGCGACGGTGCGATCGTCAAGTGGACACCGGGACGTTCGCTGAAGGCGGAAAATCACCGTGTCATCCTGCAGCAAGGTTCGAACATTACGCAGATCATCCTCGGAATCGCCGGTAAAGCTTGGGCCGTATCCGCGGAATATATATCACACGCAACCTTTCGACATTGCTTGAAGATTGAGGTTTAA
- the LOC125767005 gene encoding protein CBFA2T2 isoform X3 — MALDGKAIKEEIPDKDTYETSARKLKGKEQCRTPDSPEGARVVAPRSPISPQISQHHSTLVPPRSASSQVNRHGSSSPTGTVNGSGGSLGSLTPPPAITPASAAAVAAAAAAAAAQQDTAKLLKIRRFLGALVQFGQDANVDTGDRVRALVLSLASGAITVDEFQLAVQEATNFPLRTNVVPFLKSHVPVLQREINILARSNKQTSAQYVRSNESSVMEYVQNLAETAEIFLPHEGTFASSVTAAAAAAAAAAAAVASGAASGGPTAGATVNGLGLKRRASDNKSCFSLYDTHSSGPPEWSDYVLPPTKRPHPSLLLASGASQLYPGHPALFEYQNGGLHPHSDGLHSIHRDDRDLRAGSTESHRPPRIPPGGGSGGGAGGGSSTGSTGNGTGGNSSIGGGSIGGASGEEEWKNIHTMLTCISAMVEKTKRAISILQQRGIDNSHARDHQDTSMADIKRQTEEKISEFRRTAEESVNQVKRQAVMEIQRAVAAAEARTLEMIAQERLKMEKLYADIHRNSADDTEPPITSGSQN; from the exons GCAAAGAACAATGCCGCACACCGGACTCACCGGAGGGGGCACGGGTAGTGGCACCCCGGTCGCCCATCTCACCGCAGATCTCGCAACATCACAGCACGCTGGTACCGCCAAGATCGGCCTCGTCACAAGTCAATCGCCACGGGAGCTCATCGCCGACCGGAACTGTCAATGGCAGTGGCGGTAGTCTCGGCAGCCTGACGCCACCGCCGGCAATCACGCCCGCTTCGGCGGCTGCCGTTGCTgcagcggctgctgctgccgccgccCAGCAGGACACCGCCAAGCTGCTGAAGATCCGCCGATTCCTTGGTGCGCTCGTTCAGTTCGGCCAGGATGCGAACGTCGACACCGGTGATCGGGTGCGCGCTTTGGTACTCTCACTAGCG AGCGGTGCCATCACGGTGGATGAATTTCAACTAGCGGTACAGGAAGCGACGAACTTTCCTTTGCGTACCAACGTCGTACCGTTCCTAAAGTCGCACGTTCCGGTACTGCAGCGTGAGATCAACATTCTTGCACGATCAAACAAGCAG ACATCAGCACAGTACGTCAGATCGAACGAAAGCAGCGTTATGGAGTACGTACAGAACTTAGCCGAAACGGCTGAAATATTTTTGCCACACGAGGGAACCTTCGCCTCGTCGGTAACAGCTGCCGCAGCGGCTGCTGCAGCCGCCGCAGCTGCCGTTGCAAGTGGTGCTGCTTCCGGAGGACCTACAGCCGGTGCAACCGTAAACGGGTTGGGACTGAAACGACGAGCTTCTGATAA caaatctTGCTTCAGCTTATACGACACACATTcgtcgggacctccagaatgGAGTGATTACGTGCTACCACCAACCAAACGTCCCCATCCGTCGCTTCTGTTGGCATCCGGTGCATCGCAACTCTATCCTGGCCACCCGGCTCTCTTCGAATATCAAAACGGTGGCTTACATCCACATTCCGATGGTTTG CATTCCATTCATCGAGACGACCGGGATTTGCGAGCTGGCTCAACCGAATCTCATCGGCCACCGAGAATTCCACCGGGCGGGGGAAGTGGTGGTGGCGCTGGCGGTGGTAGCAGTACCGGCAGCACTGGTAATGGTACTGGAGGTAACAGCAGTATAGGCGGTGGCTCGATTGGTGGCGCAAGTGGCGAAGAGGAGTggaaaaacattcacacaatGCTGACCTGCATTTCGGCAATGGTGGAGAAAACGAAGCGAGCTATCTCGATTCTGCAGCAGCGTGGTATCGATAACAGTCATGCGCGAGATCATCAGGACACCTCGATGGCAGATATCAAGAGACAAACGGAGGAAAAAATATCCGAATTTCGGCGCACTGCCGAAGAGTCCGTTAATCAG GTTAAGCGACAAGCCGTTATGGAGATACAGCGTGCCGTTGCGGCTGCAGAAGCAAGAACACTGGAGATGATCGCCCAGGAACGGTTAAAGATGGAGAAGCTGTACGCTGACATACATCGCAACAGTGCCGATGACACAGAGCCACCCATCACGAGTGGTAGTCAGAAT TGA
- the LOC125766997 gene encoding sodium-dependent nutrient amino acid transporter 1-like isoform X2: MEGRDNNGFIGDNSPSIVGQFRWNAPPANGVHVPGTQGVALTDVELAGGKTVHRTTASENVSRNGTGTAVPVQPSADRDQWGKGIEFLMSCIAMSVGLGNVWRFPFVALENGGGAFVIPYIIVLLLVGKPVYYMEMIIGQFSSRGSVKVYDMAPIMRGVGYGQLFSVATLITYYSSLMALIARYMIDSFMNPLPWAKCRQEWLPNCIDSEAKAMGSASYSVNGTGLSMASSSELYFTKVVLKELDGIDDGIGLPDLRLTLFLVLSWSLVFLTLIKGVKSSGKASYFLALFPYVVMTVLLVRACTLPGAVDGIVYFLKPQWDKIYDPKVWYAAVTQCFFSLSICFGNIIMYSSYNKFRHNVYRDATIVTSIDTFTSLLAGCTIFGILGHLAHVTGKTDVGNVVKSDAGLAFISYPEAIAKFEVLPQAFSVLFFLMLFVLGIGSNVAMTSCVMTVIKDQFPKVRNWQAATIIAICGVLLGSIYVTPGGQYVLKLVDYYGASSIALVLAIAELIAIGWVYGVDRLCKDTEFMLGHRPNLYWRLCWRWITPLLMFVILIYNLVTLEPLMYKQYVYPTIAYDIGWCIFAFGLLQLPIWGAYAVYKQSGKTLNEKIKNSFKPTPAWGPLDPATHYEYKKFIDED, from the exons ATGGAAGGTCGAGATAATAATGGCTTCATCGGTGATAATAGCCCCTCTATAGTGGGTCAGTTCCGTTGGAATGCTCCACCTGCGAATGGAGTTCATGTCCCCGGTACGCAGGGTGTGGCTCTTACCGATGTGGAACTGGCAGGAGGTAAAACCGTCCACAGGACAACGGCATCGGAAAACGTTTCGCGAAATGGAACCGGTACCGCTGTGCCCGTCCAACCCAGTGCCGATCGAGACCAGTGGGGTAAGGGTATAGAGTTCCTGATGTCCTGTATCGCCATGTCGGTTGGTCTCGGCAATGTGTGGCGATTTCCGTTCGTGGCACTGGAGAATGGTGGCGGTGCATTTGTGATACCGTACATCATTGTGCTGCTACTCGTTGGCAAACCGGTCTACTACATGGAGATGATCATTGGGCAGTTCTCTAGCCGGGGAAGCGTTAAGGTGTACGATATGGCCCCGATCATGCGAG GTGTTGGCTATGGGCAGCTGTTCTCGGTGGCTACACTAATAACGTATTACTCTTCGCTCATGGCGCTAATTGCACGGTATATGATAGACTCGTTTATGAATCCTCTGCCTTGGGCCAAGTGTCGCCAGGAATGGTTACCGAACTGCATTGATTCGGAAGCCAAGGCGATGGGATCGGCTTCGTACAGTGTCAACGGCACAGGTCTCTCGATGGCCAGTAGTTCGGAGTTGTACTTTAC TAAGGTAGTGTTGAAGGAACTGGACGGAATTGACGATGGTATTGGACTGCCGGATCTAAGATTGACCCTATTCCTGGTTCTGTCATGGTCGCTGGTGTTTCTGACCCTGATCAAAG GTGTGAAAAGTTCTGGAAAAGCTTCCTACTTCCTGGCGCTCTTCCCATACGTTGTTATGACCGTTCTTCTGGTTCGCGCCTGCACACTCCCAGGAGCTGTGGACGGTATCGTGTACTTCCTTAAACCACAGTGGGACAAAATCTACGACCCCAAGGTATGGTACGCAGCAGTGACGCAGTGTTTCTTCTCGCTTTCGATCTGTTTCGGCAACATCATTATGTACTCGTCTTACAATAAATTCCGGCACAATGTATATCGCGACGCCACGATCGTCACATCGATCGATACCTTTACCTCGCTGCTGGCCGGTTGCACTATTTTTGGCATTCTCGGCCATTTGGCACACGTTACCGGTAAAACGGATGTTGGCAATGTTGTCAAATCGGATGCAGGTTTGGCGTTCATTTCCTACCCGGAGGCAATTGCTAAGTTTGAGGTATTGCCACAAGCATTTTCGGTACTCTTCTTTCTGATGCTGTTCGTGCTCGGTATTGGTAGTAATGTCGCGATGACATCGTGCGTTATGACGGTTATTAAGGATCAGTTCCCCAAGGTACGCAACTGGCAAGCGGCAACGATTATCGCTATCTGCGGTGTGCTGCTCGGAAGCATTTACGTTACTCCG GGTGGCCAGTACGTGCTGAAGTTGGTTGATTATTATGGTGCTTCGTCGATCGCTTTGGTACTCGCGATTGCTGAACTGATTGCAATCGGCTGGGTTTACGGTGTAGACCGGTTGTGTAAGGATACGGAATTCATGCTGGGACATCGGCCAAATCTTTACTGGAGGCTTTGCTGGCGCTGGATCACACCGCTTCTCATGTTTGTGATTCTTATCTACAACCTTGTCACGCTGGAACCGCTAATGTACAAGCAGTACGTTTATCCGACGATCGCATACG ACATTGGTTGGTGCATTTTCGCATTCGGACTGCTGCAGCTTCCAATTTGGGGTGCTTATGCCGTCTATAAGCAGAGTGGGAAAACGCTCAACGAG AAAATAAAGAACTCCTTCAAACCTACGCCTGCTTGGGGACCGCTCGATCCTGCGACACATTACGAATACAAGAAGTTCATCGACGAGGACTGA
- the LOC125766997 gene encoding sodium-dependent nutrient amino acid transporter 1-like isoform X1, whose product MEGRDNNGFIGDNSPSIVGQFRWNAPPANGVHVPGTQGVALTDVELAGGKTVHRTTASENVSRNGTGTAVPVQPSADRDQWGKGIEFLMSCIAMSVGLGNVWRFPFVALENGGGAFVIPYIIVLLLVGKPVYYMEMIIGQFSSRGSVKVYDMAPIMRGVGYGQILSTTIVTTYYASLMATTLRYLFDSFQSILPWAVCEDSWAGSCIPSGSRNTTLMNDLNDTVVLSNRTSSAELYFTKVVLKELDGIDDGIGLPDLRLTLFLVLSWSLVFLTLIKGVKSSGKASYFLALFPYVVMTVLLVRACTLPGAVDGIVYFLKPQWDKIYDPKVWYAAVTQCFFSLSICFGNIIMYSSYNKFRHNVYRDATIVTSIDTFTSLLAGCTIFGILGHLAHVTGKTDVGNVVKSDAGLAFISYPEAIAKFEVLPQAFSVLFFLMLFVLGIGSNVAMTSCVMTVIKDQFPKVRNWQAATIIAICGVLLGSIYVTPGGQYVLKLVDYYGASSIALVLAIAELIAIGWVYGVDRLCKDTEFMLGHRPNLYWRLCWRWITPLLMFVILIYNLVTLEPLMYKQYVYPTIAYDIGWCIFAFGLLQLPIWGAYAVYKQSGKTLNEKIKNSFKPTPAWGPLDPATHYEYKKFIDED is encoded by the exons ATGGAAGGTCGAGATAATAATGGCTTCATCGGTGATAATAGCCCCTCTATAGTGGGTCAGTTCCGTTGGAATGCTCCACCTGCGAATGGAGTTCATGTCCCCGGTACGCAGGGTGTGGCTCTTACCGATGTGGAACTGGCAGGAGGTAAAACCGTCCACAGGACAACGGCATCGGAAAACGTTTCGCGAAATGGAACCGGTACCGCTGTGCCCGTCCAACCCAGTGCCGATCGAGACCAGTGGGGTAAGGGTATAGAGTTCCTGATGTCCTGTATCGCCATGTCGGTTGGTCTCGGCAATGTGTGGCGATTTCCGTTCGTGGCACTGGAGAATGGTGGCGGTGCATTTGTGATACCGTACATCATTGTGCTGCTACTCGTTGGCAAACCGGTCTACTACATGGAGATGATCATTGGGCAGTTCTCTAGCCGGGGAAGCGTTAAGGTGTACGATATGGCCCCGATCATGCGAG GCGTCGGGTATGGACAGATACTCTCAACAACAATCGTCACCACGTACTATGCCTCACTGATGGCCACCACGTTGCGGTATCTGTTCGATTCGTTTCAAAGCATCCTACCGTGGGCGGTATGCGAGGACAGCTGGGCAGGAAGCTGCATTCCCTCGGGCTCACGCAACACTACCCTTATGAACGATCTTAATGATACCGTAGTACTGTCCAACAGGACCTCCTCAGCCGAACTGTACTTTAC TAAGGTAGTGTTGAAGGAACTGGACGGAATTGACGATGGTATTGGACTGCCGGATCTAAGATTGACCCTATTCCTGGTTCTGTCATGGTCGCTGGTGTTTCTGACCCTGATCAAAG GTGTGAAAAGTTCTGGAAAAGCTTCCTACTTCCTGGCGCTCTTCCCATACGTTGTTATGACCGTTCTTCTGGTTCGCGCCTGCACACTCCCAGGAGCTGTGGACGGTATCGTGTACTTCCTTAAACCACAGTGGGACAAAATCTACGACCCCAAGGTATGGTACGCAGCAGTGACGCAGTGTTTCTTCTCGCTTTCGATCTGTTTCGGCAACATCATTATGTACTCGTCTTACAATAAATTCCGGCACAATGTATATCGCGACGCCACGATCGTCACATCGATCGATACCTTTACCTCGCTGCTGGCCGGTTGCACTATTTTTGGCATTCTCGGCCATTTGGCACACGTTACCGGTAAAACGGATGTTGGCAATGTTGTCAAATCGGATGCAGGTTTGGCGTTCATTTCCTACCCGGAGGCAATTGCTAAGTTTGAGGTATTGCCACAAGCATTTTCGGTACTCTTCTTTCTGATGCTGTTCGTGCTCGGTATTGGTAGTAATGTCGCGATGACATCGTGCGTTATGACGGTTATTAAGGATCAGTTCCCCAAGGTACGCAACTGGCAAGCGGCAACGATTATCGCTATCTGCGGTGTGCTGCTCGGAAGCATTTACGTTACTCCG GGTGGCCAGTACGTGCTGAAGTTGGTTGATTATTATGGTGCTTCGTCGATCGCTTTGGTACTCGCGATTGCTGAACTGATTGCAATCGGCTGGGTTTACGGTGTAGACCGGTTGTGTAAGGATACGGAATTCATGCTGGGACATCGGCCAAATCTTTACTGGAGGCTTTGCTGGCGCTGGATCACACCGCTTCTCATGTTTGTGATTCTTATCTACAACCTTGTCACGCTGGAACCGCTAATGTACAAGCAGTACGTTTATCCGACGATCGCATACG ACATTGGTTGGTGCATTTTCGCATTCGGACTGCTGCAGCTTCCAATTTGGGGTGCTTATGCCGTCTATAAGCAGAGTGGGAAAACGCTCAACGAG AAAATAAAGAACTCCTTCAAACCTACGCCTGCTTGGGGACCGCTCGATCCTGCGACACATTACGAATACAAGAAGTTCATCGACGAGGACTGA
- the LOC125767081 gene encoding 6-phosphogluconolactonase has protein sequence MTLKRAFYRTGDAICDEILGLLEKFANETLAKQDKFRLGVSGGSLADILCEGMSDLRSDFSKWQIFFCDERVVPVADKESTFGIFKRDLLANCDNIPENVFFPVNTSLDVNEAAVDYERTIRKTFGLDKPEDVPSFDLLILGIGPDGHTASLFPGHPLLEEKKKLIAPIENSPKPPPKRVTMTLPLINNAKVCLFGAQGGGKAEMLKRIVADRDTTLPATLVDPPKGELIFVACDAAAALIEGDPFPRS, from the exons ATGACACTCAAACGAGCCTTCTATCGAACCGGTGACGCTATTTGTGATGAAATTCTTGGACTGCTTGAAAAATTCGCCAACGAAACACTCGCTAAGCAGGATAAGTTCCGTCTAGGTGTATCGG GTGGCTCATTGGCGGACATTCTATGTGAGGGTATGTCAGATCTGCGGTCCGATTTCAGCAAATGGCAGATATTCTTCTGTGACGAGCGAGTTGTCCCGGTGGCAGATAAGGAATCAACGTTCGGCATTTTTAAGCGAGATCTGCTTGCGAACTGTGATAACATTCCGGAAAATGTATTCTTCCCGGTGAATACTTCGCTGGACGTAAATGAAGCTGCAGTAGATTACGAACGTACGATACGTAAAACGTTTGGGTTGGATAAACCCGAAGATGTACCCTCGTTTGATCTACTGATATTGGGTATTGGGCCCGATGGGCATACGGCATCACTGTTTCCTGGCCATCCACTGCTcgaggagaagaagaaattgatCGCCCCGATCGAAAATTCTCCGAAACCACCACCAAAACGTGTCACCATGACGTTGCCGTTGATTAACAATGCCAAGGTGTGCCTGTTTGGTGCACAGGGCGGTGGAAAAGCGGAAATGCTGAAG CGTATAGTAGCAGACAGGGACACTACATTGCCGGCCACGCTGGTCGATCCTCCCAAGGGTGAACTCATCTTTGTTGCCTGCGATGCAGCTGCCGCCCTTATAGAAGGAGACCCATTTCCACGATCGTAA
- the LOC125767005 gene encoding protein CBFA2T2 isoform X2, translated as MALDGKAIKEEIPDKDTYETSARKLKGKEQCRTPDSPEGARVVAPRSPISPQISQHHSTLVPPRSASSQVNRHGSSSPTGTVNGSGGSLGSLTPPPAITPASAAAVAAAAAAAAAQQDTAKLLKIRRFLGALVQFGQDANVDTGDRVRALVLSLASGAITVDEFQLAVQEATNFPLRTNVVPFLKSHVPVLQREINILARSNKQTSAQYVRSNESSVMEYVQNLAETAEIFLPHEGTFASSVTAAAAAAAAAAAAVASGAASGGPTAGATVNGLGLKRRASDNLYDTHSSGPPEWSDYVLPPTKRPHPSLLLASGASQLYPGHPALFEYQNGGLHPHSDGLHSIHRDDRDLRAGSTESHRPPRIPPGGGSGGGAGGGSSTGSTGNGTGGNSSIGGGSIGGASGEEEWKNIHTMLTCISAMVEKTKRAISILQQRGIDNSHARDHQDTSMADIKRQTEEKISEFRRTAEESVNQVKRQAVMEIQRAVAAAEARTLEMIAQERLKMEKLYADIHRNSADDTEPPITSGSQNACWNCGRKANETCSGCNLARYCGSFCQHKDWDQHHQVCGTSRAENSFQKHTQSSRTSIASRSTTPQQQSNSTSNGTASAAK; from the exons GCAAAGAACAATGCCGCACACCGGACTCACCGGAGGGGGCACGGGTAGTGGCACCCCGGTCGCCCATCTCACCGCAGATCTCGCAACATCACAGCACGCTGGTACCGCCAAGATCGGCCTCGTCACAAGTCAATCGCCACGGGAGCTCATCGCCGACCGGAACTGTCAATGGCAGTGGCGGTAGTCTCGGCAGCCTGACGCCACCGCCGGCAATCACGCCCGCTTCGGCGGCTGCCGTTGCTgcagcggctgctgctgccgccgccCAGCAGGACACCGCCAAGCTGCTGAAGATCCGCCGATTCCTTGGTGCGCTCGTTCAGTTCGGCCAGGATGCGAACGTCGACACCGGTGATCGGGTGCGCGCTTTGGTACTCTCACTAGCG AGCGGTGCCATCACGGTGGATGAATTTCAACTAGCGGTACAGGAAGCGACGAACTTTCCTTTGCGTACCAACGTCGTACCGTTCCTAAAGTCGCACGTTCCGGTACTGCAGCGTGAGATCAACATTCTTGCACGATCAAACAAGCAG ACATCAGCACAGTACGTCAGATCGAACGAAAGCAGCGTTATGGAGTACGTACAGAACTTAGCCGAAACGGCTGAAATATTTTTGCCACACGAGGGAACCTTCGCCTCGTCGGTAACAGCTGCCGCAGCGGCTGCTGCAGCCGCCGCAGCTGCCGTTGCAAGTGGTGCTGCTTCCGGAGGACCTACAGCCGGTGCAACCGTAAACGGGTTGGGACTGAAACGACGAGCTTCTGATAA CTTATACGACACACATTcgtcgggacctccagaatgGAGTGATTACGTGCTACCACCAACCAAACGTCCCCATCCGTCGCTTCTGTTGGCATCCGGTGCATCGCAACTCTATCCTGGCCACCCGGCTCTCTTCGAATATCAAAACGGTGGCTTACATCCACATTCCGATGGTTTG CATTCCATTCATCGAGACGACCGGGATTTGCGAGCTGGCTCAACCGAATCTCATCGGCCACCGAGAATTCCACCGGGCGGGGGAAGTGGTGGTGGCGCTGGCGGTGGTAGCAGTACCGGCAGCACTGGTAATGGTACTGGAGGTAACAGCAGTATAGGCGGTGGCTCGATTGGTGGCGCAAGTGGCGAAGAGGAGTggaaaaacattcacacaatGCTGACCTGCATTTCGGCAATGGTGGAGAAAACGAAGCGAGCTATCTCGATTCTGCAGCAGCGTGGTATCGATAACAGTCATGCGCGAGATCATCAGGACACCTCGATGGCAGATATCAAGAGACAAACGGAGGAAAAAATATCCGAATTTCGGCGCACTGCCGAAGAGTCCGTTAATCAG GTTAAGCGACAAGCCGTTATGGAGATACAGCGTGCCGTTGCGGCTGCAGAAGCAAGAACACTGGAGATGATCGCCCAGGAACGGTTAAAGATGGAGAAGCTGTACGCTGACATACATCGCAACAGTGCCGATGACACAGAGCCACCCATCACGAGTGGTAGTCAGAAT GCTTGCTGGAACTGTGGACGAAAGGCAAACGAAACCTGTTCCGGCTGTAATTTGGCACGGTACTGTGGATCATTCTGTCAGCATAAGGATTGGGATCAACACCATCAG GTTTGCGGTACATCACGTGCGGAGAACAGCTTTCAAAAGCACACGCAGAGCTCCCGTACGTCTATAGCATCGCGTTCGACTACGCCTCAGCAGCAGAGCAACAGTACATCGAACGGTACGGCTTCCGCTGCAAAATGA